A section of the Trichomycterus rosablanca isolate fTriRos1 chromosome 6, fTriRos1.hap1, whole genome shotgun sequence genome encodes:
- the LOC134316699 gene encoding zinc finger protein 239-like — MFITYCTKMSNEELQPYHCSECGKSFTQQSNLKQHQRIHTGEKPYHCSECGKSFTQQTHLQRHQRIHTGEKPYHCSECGKSFAHNSELKVHQRVHTEEKQYHCLECKKSFTLQSSLEKHQHIHTGEKPYHCSECGKSFAHSSALKIHQRIHTGEKPYHCSECEKSFTQQSHLQQHQRIHTGEKPYHCSECGNSFSCQSTLQQHQRIHTGEKPYHCSECGKRFAHSSALKIHQRVHTGEKPYHCSECEKSFTQQSHLQQHQHIHTGEKPYHCSECGNSFAQSSAFKLHQRVHTGEKPYHCSDCGRSFAYVKNFKQHQRIHVENQHHC; from the exons ATGTTCATCACTTACTGCACCAAGATGagcaatgaagaactccaa ccgtatcactgctcagagtgtggaaagagttttactcagcAGAGTAATcttaaacaacaccagcgcattcacacaggagagaagccatatcactgctcagagtgtggaaagagttttactcaacagACTCATCTgcaaagacaccagcgcattcacacaggagagaagccatatcactgctcagagtgtgggaagagttttgctcacAATAGTgagcttaaagtacaccagcgtgttcacacagaaGAGAAGcagtatcactgcttagagtgtaaAAAGAGTTTTACTCTGCAGAGTTCTCTTGAAaagcaccagcacattcacacaggagagaaaccgtatcactgttCAGAGTGTGGTAAGAGTTTTGCTCACAGTAGTgcccttaaaatacaccagcgcattcacacaggagagaaaccgtatcactgctcagagtgtgaaaagagttttactcaacagagtcatctccaacaacaccagcgcattcacacaggagagaagccgtatcactgctcagagtgtggaaacagtttttcTTGTCAGAGTacactccaacaacaccagcgcattcacacaggagagaagccgtatcactgctcagagtgtggaaagagattTGCTCACAGTAGTgcccttaaaatacaccagcgtgttcacactggagaaaagccatatcactgttcagagtgtgaaaagagttttactcaacagagtcatctccaacaacaccagcatattcacacaggagagaagccgtatcactgctcagagtgtggaaacagttttgcCCAAAGTAGTGCTTTTAAactacaccagcgtgttcacactggagaaaagccgtatcactgctcagactgtgggaggagttttGCTTATGTAAAGAATTTTAAGCAACATCAGCGAATTCATGTAGAAAACCAACATCACTGTTAA